A portion of the Tenacibaculum todarodis genome contains these proteins:
- the coaD gene encoding pantetheine-phosphate adenylyltransferase: MKRAIFPGSFDPITLGHYDIIERGVKLFDELIIAIGVNHDKKYMFSLEERKRFIEESFKDEPKIKVVTYEGLTVDFCQKNDVEFILRGLRNPGDFEFEKAIAHTNRDLAPIETVFLLTAARTSYISSSIVRDVIRNNGDYTKLVPSTVRV, from the coding sequence ATGAAAAGAGCAATATTTCCAGGGTCTTTTGATCCAATTACTCTAGGACACTATGATATTATTGAACGTGGTGTAAAATTATTTGACGAATTAATTATCGCTATCGGTGTAAACCACGATAAAAAATACATGTTTTCTCTTGAAGAACGAAAGCGATTTATAGAAGAATCTTTTAAAGACGAGCCTAAAATAAAAGTAGTTACTTATGAAGGTTTAACGGTAGATTTTTGTCAAAAAAACGATGTTGAATTCATTCTCCGTGGACTTAGAAATCCAGGGGATTTTGAGTTTGAAAAAGCAATTGCTCACACCAATAGAGATTTAGCACCAATTGAAACTGTGTTTTTACTTACAGCGGCAAGAACATCTTATATCTCCTCTTCAATTGTAAGAGATGTTATTAGAAATAATGGAGATTACACCAAATTAGTACCAAGTACTGTTAGAGTTTAA
- a CDS encoding aspartate carbamoyltransferase catalytic subunit yields the protein MSLSTEHLLGIKYLNKQDIDLIFKTADHFKAVINRPIKKVPSLRDITIANLFFENSTRTKLSFELAEKRLSADVINFSASQSSVKKGETLIDTVNNILAMKVDIVVMRHPNVGAGVFLSKHVDAKIINAGDGTHEHPTQALLDSYSIREKLGSVKGKKIVIVGDVLHSRVALSNIFALQLQGAKVKVCGPTTLIPKHITSLGVEVETNLKKALEWCDVANVLRVQNERMAINYFPSTREYTQLFGINQEILDNLGKKIVIMHPGPINRGVEITSDVADSDQSIILNQVENGVAVRMAVIYLLAQQIKR from the coding sequence ATGAGTTTAAGCACAGAACATTTACTTGGAATAAAATATCTTAACAAACAAGATATTGATCTCATTTTTAAAACTGCCGATCATTTTAAAGCAGTTATCAATAGACCCATTAAAAAAGTACCTTCACTTAGAGATATTACCATTGCCAACTTATTTTTTGAAAATTCAACAAGAACAAAATTATCTTTTGAATTGGCAGAAAAACGTTTATCGGCAGATGTAATTAACTTTTCAGCAAGTCAGTCTTCCGTAAAAAAAGGAGAAACTTTAATTGATACCGTTAACAACATACTTGCTATGAAAGTAGATATTGTTGTTATGCGACATCCTAATGTTGGTGCAGGAGTCTTTTTATCTAAACATGTAGACGCAAAAATTATAAATGCTGGAGACGGAACACACGAACATCCAACCCAAGCTTTATTAGATTCGTATTCAATAAGAGAAAAACTAGGTTCTGTAAAAGGAAAGAAAATAGTAATTGTTGGTGATGTTTTACATTCTCGTGTAGCATTATCAAATATTTTTGCGTTGCAATTACAAGGTGCAAAAGTTAAAGTTTGTGGACCAACAACGTTAATTCCTAAACACATTACAAGTTTAGGTGTAGAAGTTGAAACCAATCTTAAAAAAGCATTAGAATGGTGTGATGTTGCCAATGTATTACGTGTACAAAACGAACGAATGGCAATTAACTACTTCCCTTCTACCAGAGAATACACGCAGCTGTTTGGAATTAACCAAGAAATATTAGACAACCTTGGCAAGAAAATTGTAATAATGCATCCAGGACCAATAAACCGTGGTGTAGAAATTACAAGTGACGTTGCAGATTCTGACCAATCAATCATATTAAATCAAGTTGAAAACGGAGTTGCCGTAAGAATGGCAGTTATTTATTTATTGGCGCAACA
- a CDS encoding M14 family metallopeptidase has translation MKKLLLFSLSILIFSCAEDKKTTQDFTTLFEKSNGTETPEYKEVISYYKALSENYTNISLFEMGKTDSGNPLHLVVFNADGKTNLEDIKNSSKNRILINNGIHPGESDGIDASMLLLRDIVQNDSLKKVYKNSLVCVIPVYNIGGSLNRNSHTRANQNGPKEYGFRGNARNFDLNRDFIKQDTENAKAFAEIFHAVNPDVFIDNHVSNGADYQYAITHLFTQHNKLGGKLGSFLEQEMRPSLEQSLATKNIDITPYVNVWGSTPDKGWSQFFDSPRYSTGYTTLFNTFGLMVETHMLKPYKIRVEQTYELMLSALNFSEEKSTEIKELRANAIAEILKNKTYPITYKIDGENPTQFSFKGYEGTYIESKVTTGKRLFYDKSKPFEKEVNYYNNFVATKEVTIPKAYILHQGWNNIIDRLTTNKIEFTRFKNDTTLLVEVNHIDNYETRKQAYEGHYLHYNTTVKTSEESITFKKGDLYIPTNQNGVRYLLETLEAVATDSFFNWNFFDTILQQKEGFSSYVFEDVAEDFLAKNPSIKKQFEEKKTTDENFAKNPQSQLYWIYKQTQHYEKAHLRLPIFKVK, from the coding sequence ATGAAAAAACTACTACTCTTTTCACTTTCAATTTTAATATTCTCTTGTGCTGAGGATAAAAAGACAACACAAGATTTTACAACGTTATTCGAAAAATCTAACGGAACTGAAACTCCAGAATACAAAGAAGTAATTTCATATTACAAAGCATTATCTGAAAATTATACTAACATTTCTTTATTTGAAATGGGTAAAACCGATTCTGGAAACCCGTTACATTTAGTAGTTTTTAATGCTGATGGAAAAACAAATTTAGAAGACATTAAAAATTCGTCTAAAAACAGAATTTTAATCAATAACGGAATTCATCCTGGAGAATCTGACGGAATTGACGCTTCTATGTTATTACTTAGAGATATCGTTCAAAATGATTCTTTGAAAAAAGTATATAAAAACTCACTTGTTTGTGTAATTCCTGTCTATAATATTGGCGGTTCTTTGAACAGAAATTCACACACAAGAGCCAATCAAAATGGACCAAAAGAGTACGGTTTTAGAGGAAATGCCAGAAATTTTGACTTAAACAGAGACTTTATAAAACAAGACACTGAAAATGCAAAAGCATTTGCAGAAATTTTTCATGCAGTAAATCCTGATGTTTTTATTGACAATCATGTTAGTAATGGCGCAGATTATCAATATGCAATTACCCATTTATTTACGCAACACAACAAATTAGGCGGGAAATTAGGTTCGTTTTTAGAGCAAGAAATGCGTCCTAGTTTAGAGCAATCTTTAGCAACCAAAAATATTGATATTACTCCATATGTTAATGTTTGGGGCTCAACACCAGACAAAGGTTGGTCTCAATTTTTCGATTCACCAAGATACTCAACAGGTTACACAACTTTGTTTAATACTTTTGGTTTAATGGTGGAAACGCACATGTTAAAACCCTATAAAATCAGAGTTGAGCAAACCTATGAATTGATGCTTTCTGCGCTTAATTTTTCTGAAGAAAAATCTACAGAAATTAAAGAATTACGGGCAAATGCAATTGCAGAAATTCTGAAAAATAAAACTTATCCAATTACCTACAAAATTGATGGAGAAAACCCAACGCAATTCAGTTTTAAAGGATACGAAGGAACTTACATTGAAAGTAAAGTTACTACAGGAAAAAGATTGTTTTACGATAAATCTAAACCGTTTGAAAAGGAAGTAAACTATTACAACAACTTTGTAGCAACTAAAGAAGTTACAATTCCAAAAGCCTATATTTTACACCAAGGTTGGAACAACATTATTGATAGACTAACTACTAATAAAATTGAGTTTACTCGCTTTAAAAACGACACAACTTTGCTGGTTGAAGTAAATCATATTGACAACTACGAAACAAGAAAACAAGCCTACGAAGGTCATTATTTACATTATAATACAACCGTAAAAACTTCCGAAGAAAGTATTACTTTTAAGAAAGGCGACTTGTATATTCCTACAAACCAAAATGGAGTTCGCTATTTGTTAGAAACATTAGAAGCAGTAGCTACAGATTCGTTTTTCAATTGGAACTTTTTCGACACTATCTTACAACAAAAAGAAGGGTTTTCTTCTTATGTTTTTGAAGATGTTGCTGAAGATTTTTTAGCTAAAAACCCTTCAATAAAAAAACAGTTTGAAGAGAAAAAAACAACTGATGAAAATTTTGCTAAAAACCCTCAATCTCAATTGTATTGGATTTACAAACAAACGCAACATTACGAAAAAGCACATTTACGTTTACCTATCTTTAAAGTAAAATAA
- the pyrR gene encoding bifunctional pyr operon transcriptional regulator/uracil phosphoribosyltransferase PyrR yields MSRKTLLTSKEIDIILHRLACQLIENHNNFSDTVLIGLQPRGSFLAKRLAKLLEEDYQIKNLQLGLLDITFYRDDFRRRDEPLEAESTQIDFLIEGKKVVIIDDVLYSGRSVRSALTAIQSYGRPENIELLVLIDRRFSRHLPIQPNYRGRQVDAINEEKVVVNWQEEHKKDAVYLVKKQ; encoded by the coding sequence ATGAGCAGAAAAACACTACTTACTTCTAAAGAAATTGATATCATTCTGCATCGATTGGCATGTCAGCTAATCGAAAATCACAATAATTTTTCTGATACTGTATTAATTGGTTTACAACCACGTGGAAGCTTTTTAGCAAAAAGATTGGCTAAATTGTTAGAAGAAGACTATCAAATTAAAAACCTACAACTAGGTTTATTGGATATTACATTTTACAGAGACGATTTTAGAAGAAGAGACGAACCTTTAGAAGCAGAAAGCACACAAATAGACTTTTTAATTGAAGGTAAAAAAGTGGTAATTATAGATGATGTTTTGTATTCTGGAAGAAGTGTACGATCTGCATTAACTGCAATACAATCTTACGGAAGACCAGAAAACATAGAGCTTTTAGTTTTAATTGACAGGCGTTTTAGTCGTCATTTACCAATTCAGCCTAATTACAGAGGAAGACAAGTTGATGCCATAAACGAAGAAAAAGTAGTTGTAAATTGGCAAGAAGAGCACAAAAAAGACGCTGTTTATTTAGTGAAAAAACAATAA
- a CDS encoding gliding motility-associated C-terminal domain-containing protein, with protein sequence MRKLLIFITLFSWIKINAQDVQLFSQFGGRLDFTMFGNTMNLQENGFSSICQINTSSSAELTLLPEDEIKSAYLYWAGSGGGDFQVKLNDSIVNATRIFRDTLETRNLNFFSAFADVTEHVLQTGNGNYTLSELDVSDVIADYCPNATNFAGWSILVIYKNDDLELNQINVYDGLQHVPDELNITLDNLNVIDNVGAKIGFLAWEGDRGLSVNESLFVNGNLISNPPLNPGNNAFNGTNSFTGESDLYNMDMDFYDIQNNISAGDTSATVQLTSGQDFVMINTVVTKLNSQLPDATVTIDNVTPLDCSAKIAQLNFTVKNENSTELLPANTSIKIYANSTLLETLQTTEDILIDEFESFETIVTIPTDLLPDFTLTIIVDEENAVLEINDDNNSDSIEISYPEPPNTIELQNLETCNLGFEKGNFNFSETLQFLEENYPPEIEFTFYPSEEDLLAETNAINPIIDYTNNSNPQTIFVKTQDVNTNCYVVNSFEIQTTNCPPTIFNIFSANEDGLNDQFEITGLQNIYTDYQIFIYNRYGKLVFEGNNNKPLWRGKLLNSTENVPSATYYYTLVFNDGKTETITGWVYVGR encoded by the coding sequence ATGAGAAAACTTTTAATTTTTATCACACTTTTTAGTTGGATAAAAATTAACGCGCAAGATGTTCAATTATTCAGTCAATTTGGTGGCCGATTAGATTTTACAATGTTCGGCAACACCATGAATTTGCAAGAAAACGGATTCTCTTCAATTTGTCAAATAAACACTTCATCCAGCGCAGAACTTACTTTACTACCAGAAGACGAAATTAAATCAGCTTATTTATATTGGGCAGGTTCTGGAGGTGGCGATTTTCAAGTAAAACTAAACGATAGTATTGTAAACGCTACTCGTATTTTTAGAGATACTTTAGAAACCAGAAACCTCAACTTTTTTAGCGCTTTTGCTGATGTAACAGAACACGTTTTACAAACAGGAAACGGTAATTACACCTTATCGGAATTAGATGTTAGCGATGTAATTGCAGATTATTGCCCAAATGCAACCAACTTTGCAGGTTGGTCTATTTTAGTGATTTATAAAAATGACGATTTAGAACTGAATCAGATTAATGTTTATGACGGTTTACAGCACGTTCCAGATGAATTAAACATCACTTTAGATAACTTAAATGTTATTGATAATGTTGGTGCAAAAATTGGTTTTCTCGCTTGGGAAGGCGATCGGGGTTTAAGCGTAAATGAATCGCTTTTTGTAAATGGAAATTTAATTTCCAATCCGCCATTAAATCCAGGAAACAATGCTTTCAACGGAACAAACAGTTTTACAGGCGAATCCGATTTGTACAATATGGACATGGATTTTTATGATATTCAAAACAACATTTCCGCAGGTGATACAAGCGCAACAGTTCAACTAACTTCTGGGCAAGATTTTGTAATGATAAATACCGTTGTCACAAAACTAAACAGTCAATTGCCTGATGCAACAGTAACTATTGATAACGTAACTCCGTTAGACTGTTCAGCCAAAATTGCACAACTAAATTTTACTGTTAAAAATGAAAATAGCACCGAATTATTACCCGCAAACACATCCATAAAGATCTATGCAAATTCAACACTTTTAGAAACATTGCAAACTACAGAAGACATTTTAATTGATGAATTTGAATCTTTTGAAACAATTGTAACAATTCCTACAGATTTACTGCCTGATTTTACCCTAACAATTATTGTAGATGAAGAAAACGCAGTCTTAGAAATTAATGATGATAATAATTCAGATTCCATAGAAATCTCTTATCCAGAACCTCCAAATACAATTGAATTACAAAACTTAGAAACCTGCAATCTGGGTTTTGAAAAAGGAAATTTTAATTTCTCTGAAACATTACAATTTTTAGAAGAAAATTATCCGCCAGAAATTGAGTTTACTTTTTATCCTTCGGAAGAAGATTTATTGGCAGAAACCAATGCCATAAATCCGATTATTGATTACACAAACAACAGCAATCCGCAAACAATTTTTGTAAAAACACAAGATGTTAACACCAATTGTTATGTTGTCAATTCTTTTGAAATTCAGACTACAAATTGTCCTCCAACAATTTTTAATATCTTCTCAGCAAATGAAGATGGTTTAAACGACCAATTTGAAATTACAGGTTTGCAAAACATTTATACCGATTATCAAATATTTATTTATAACCGTTATGGAAAATTAGTTTTTGAAGGAAATAACAACAAACCGCTTTGGCGAGGGAAATTATTAAACTCAACAGAAAATGTGCCTTCTGCCACATATTATTACACCTTAGTTTTTAACGATGGAAAAACAGAAACTATAACAGGTTGGGTTTATGTTGGGAGATAA
- a CDS encoding SulP family inorganic anion transporter — MTEFIRKIIPNAKDDVLAGITVSLAMIPEVVAFAFVAQIDPLMALSGAFIIGLITAIFGGRPGLISGAAGAVAVIFVSMIADGHTKGMLFDAPIENMGFFYLMACVVLMGIIQIFAGVFKLGRFVRLIPHSVMMGFVNGLSIVIFIAQVKMFSHKSLQVSKEGVKEYVSTYMQGSELYIMIGLVLLTMAIIWGLPKITKKLPAALTAILATSLIVIGFNMDVSTVGSYIIEGGGTGLKGEFPTPNMDLWKNLPFNLDTLKFIALPAFLAASVGLIESLMTMNLVDELTDTRGNGNRECVAQGAGNIVSGLFGGTGGCGMIGQTVINVNAGGRGRLSGIMMAVTLLSFILFADKLIEMVPIAALVGVMFMMVIETFAWSSFRIFKKIPMSDAIVLVTVSLVTVFVDLAVAVFVGVIISALVFAWESAKKIRARKRIKEDGTKVYEIWGPLFFGSIQAFNDKFDAKNDPKSIEIDFVEARVSDHSAIEAIFNLVEKYQGEGKTIKLKHLSEDCKVLLYKASDKFHDVIVEDVDDPRYHLAANPEDFPKPLGEYNF, encoded by the coding sequence ATGACCGAATTTATTAGAAAAATAATTCCGAATGCAAAAGATGATGTTTTAGCAGGAATTACGGTTTCGTTAGCTATGATTCCAGAAGTTGTGGCGTTTGCGTTTGTAGCGCAAATTGATCCGTTAATGGCGCTTTCTGGAGCTTTTATTATTGGTTTAATTACCGCAATTTTTGGTGGAAGACCTGGTTTAATTTCAGGAGCAGCCGGAGCTGTAGCGGTTATTTTTGTTAGCATGATTGCTGATGGACATACAAAAGGAATGTTGTTTGATGCGCCTATAGAAAACATGGGTTTTTTCTATCTAATGGCGTGTGTGGTGTTAATGGGAATTATTCAAATTTTTGCAGGTGTTTTTAAACTAGGACGTTTTGTGCGATTAATTCCGCATTCTGTAATGATGGGATTTGTTAACGGTTTATCGATTGTGATTTTTATTGCGCAGGTTAAGATGTTCTCTCATAAGTCATTACAAGTTTCTAAAGAAGGTGTAAAGGAGTATGTAAGTACGTATATGCAAGGTTCTGAATTGTATATTATGATTGGTTTGGTTTTACTAACTATGGCAATTATTTGGGGTTTACCAAAAATCACTAAAAAATTACCTGCTGCATTAACAGCTATTTTAGCTACAAGCCTTATTGTTATTGGTTTTAATATGGATGTTTCTACGGTTGGTTCTTATATTATTGAAGGTGGAGGAACGGGTTTAAAAGGCGAATTTCCTACACCAAATATGGATTTATGGAAAAACTTACCTTTTAATTTAGATACGTTAAAGTTTATTGCTTTACCTGCATTTTTAGCGGCTTCGGTTGGTTTAATTGAATCGTTAATGACCATGAACCTTGTTGATGAATTAACAGATACAAGAGGAAATGGAAATAGAGAATGTGTTGCACAAGGAGCTGGAAATATTGTTTCTGGTTTGTTTGGTGGAACTGGAGGTTGTGGAATGATTGGACAAACGGTTATTAATGTAAATGCTGGCGGACGTGGGCGTTTGTCGGGAATAATGATGGCAGTTACTTTATTGTCTTTTATCTTATTTGCTGATAAATTAATTGAAATGGTGCCAATTGCAGCTTTAGTTGGGGTAATGTTTATGATGGTTATCGAAACGTTTGCATGGTCTAGTTTTAGGATTTTTAAGAAAATACCAATGTCGGACGCTATTGTATTGGTTACAGTTTCTTTAGTAACAGTATTTGTAGATTTAGCAGTTGCAGTTTTTGTTGGTGTTATTATTTCTGCCTTAGTTTTTGCTTGGGAAAGTGCTAAGAAAATTAGAGCTAGAAAACGTATTAAAGAAGACGGAACCAAAGTATACGAAATTTGGGGACCTTTATTCTTTGGAAGTATTCAAGCGTTTAATGATAAATTTGATGCTAAAAACGATCCTAAAAGCATAGAAATTGATTTTGTTGAAGCACGTGTTTCTGATCATTCTGCAATAGAAGCAATTTTTAATCTGGTTGAAAAATACCAAGGAGAAGGAAAAACAATAAAATTAAAACACTTAAGCGAAGATTGTAAAGTGTTGTTATATAAAGCGAGCGATAAATTTCACGATGTAATTGTGGAAGATGTAGACGATCCTCGTTATCATTTAGCGGCAAACCCAGAGGATTTTCCGAAGCCTTTAGGTGAATATAATTTTTAG